One part of the Marinobacter sp. M3C genome encodes these proteins:
- a CDS encoding SDR family oxidoreductase translates to MGGSINLKPFHRLSNKDFLEDFTVNLLGAVNTIQACLPGMKKAGNAAVVLLSTVAVQRGLTFHASVSAAKGGVESLVRALSAEFAPNIRVNGIALSLTDTPMAERLLSNDSKKEAGRQRHPLKRYGKPEDTSEAAAFLLSEKASWITGQIMGVDGGMSTIQNL, encoded by the coding sequence TTGGGCGGAAGCATTAATCTGAAACCCTTTCACCGACTGAGCAACAAAGATTTTCTTGAGGACTTTACCGTCAACCTGTTGGGCGCCGTAAATACCATTCAGGCTTGCCTGCCGGGAATGAAAAAAGCCGGGAATGCAGCGGTTGTTCTTTTGAGTACCGTCGCGGTACAGAGAGGGCTCACCTTTCACGCATCGGTGTCCGCAGCCAAAGGCGGAGTAGAGAGTCTGGTAAGGGCGTTGAGTGCCGAGTTTGCACCCAATATTCGCGTAAACGGAATTGCGCTCTCGTTGACTGATACGCCAATGGCGGAGCGCTTGCTCAGCAATGATTCGAAAAAAGAAGCTGGAAGACAACGCCATCCGCTCAAAAGATATGGAAAGCCTGAGGACACCTCCGAGGCCGCTGCATTTTTGCTTAGTGAAAAGGCATCCTGGATTACGGGGCAGATAATGGGTGTAGACGGTGGAATGTCGACCATTCAAAACCTCTGA
- a CDS encoding PilW family protein, with amino-acid sequence MTRHFRSPESRYLQGFSLIELMISLALGLIILVAVLSAYTGAASAAKMAEAQGRMYEDGQAALTILTQQLRMAGNNPDQTNRLDTSVKDPIYTKPIASGLTYGGDILPVFVDSSITPAFELSDYSIRGCDGAFSNINAATSLDGLVCAVPDPVIAVPDSIALSYEADDFNTVPTTATPPLPTDCLGYALDKIKAVIPGIPAGYGSDVFSAELKDVFYFVADNRFYIDSSSATAAPSLYCQGNGIDSTAQPLVENIEDMQITYGVEIPDGQTRTVAGYLRADELLATPDPDVLAAFTSQERWRKVVTVRICLLVRSENAVVSDLASARYFNCAGTLETAPPDDLRLRRTYSTTVMLRNWLEIAGPT; translated from the coding sequence ATGACACGCCACTTCCGCTCACCGGAATCGCGCTACCTTCAGGGTTTCTCGTTGATCGAACTGATGATTTCCCTCGCTCTTGGATTGATCATTTTAGTTGCGGTTTTGTCCGCGTACACGGGCGCAGCATCGGCCGCAAAAATGGCCGAAGCCCAGGGGCGCATGTACGAAGATGGCCAGGCAGCACTGACGATTCTGACCCAGCAGTTACGAATGGCGGGCAACAACCCCGACCAGACTAATCGGCTCGACACCAGTGTAAAAGACCCTATCTACACGAAGCCGATAGCTTCCGGTCTGACATATGGTGGTGATATATTGCCTGTGTTTGTCGACTCATCAATTACACCAGCGTTCGAGCTCTCCGATTACAGCATTCGTGGCTGCGACGGAGCGTTCAGCAACATTAATGCGGCAACCAGTCTCGATGGCCTCGTCTGCGCCGTACCTGATCCCGTTATCGCTGTACCAGACTCCATTGCGCTTAGTTACGAAGCAGATGACTTCAATACTGTGCCCACCACCGCCACCCCACCGCTCCCGACCGACTGCCTTGGGTATGCGTTGGATAAGATTAAGGCCGTAATCCCCGGAATTCCAGCTGGCTACGGTTCAGACGTTTTCTCTGCCGAGCTTAAAGATGTGTTCTATTTCGTGGCAGACAATCGGTTTTATATTGACTCATCCTCCGCTACTGCCGCACCCAGCCTGTATTGCCAAGGTAATGGTATCGACAGCACAGCCCAACCCTTAGTCGAGAACATTGAGGACATGCAGATCACCTATGGGGTAGAGATCCCCGACGGCCAAACGCGAACTGTGGCCGGCTATTTGCGCGCCGATGAACTCCTCGCGACTCCCGACCCCGACGTCTTGGCGGCTTTTACCTCTCAGGAACGCTGGAGAAAAGTCGTCACGGTTCGCATTTGCCTACTGGTGCGCAGCGAGAATGCCGTGGTGTCAGACCTGGCCTCAGCGCGTTACTTCAACTGTGCCGGCACTCTGGAAACCGCCCCCCCAGATGACCTTCGGCTACGGCGCACTTACTCCACCACAGTCATGTTGCGAAATTGGCTAGAAATTGCGGGCCCCACCTAA
- a CDS encoding type II secretory pathway protein: MIKLSCTVLSTVRMSNNRGPCSRQYLALFCYSRLFGFDARQWILRLVPLLLFLVWLPAQAEDYTFPGNIPAACAGPVSDVYTCTPLTLAASDTITITGPIAITVIGDFTTVSPTQINAAGNPTDLTITVTGITDLGANTIFKGKIIGNNAITGTITIGANSQVEGDLTTTEAGVINIGADSTIVGKLTTKSGAINVGDRSTVTGSISSSEAGVINIGDDSTIIGDLNTKFGAINVGDRSTITGSILSSGAGAITIGVDAKVTGDVATTTIGSGTGAGAITIKSGAEVNGSVTTNTGAITVEEDAKVDGNVSTNAGAITVGTGANIGRSVCSGKSGAITIGASANVGGNVETAKAGAITVGALANVTGRAKVHKAGALTIGAGATVGERIGTSCEIGPPPISLPRIISRQWRQVFMR, encoded by the coding sequence ATGATTAAGCTTTCGTGCACTGTTTTATCCACCGTTAGAATGTCCAATAATCGGGGACCGTGTTCACGGCAGTATCTGGCACTATTTTGTTACAGCCGGTTATTCGGTTTCGACGCACGTCAATGGATATTGCGGCTGGTCCCATTATTATTGTTCCTGGTTTGGCTACCGGCTCAAGCGGAAGATTACACCTTCCCTGGCAATATCCCGGCAGCCTGCGCAGGACCTGTGAGTGATGTTTACACCTGCACTCCGCTAACGCTTGCCGCCTCAGACACGATCACCATCACAGGGCCAATAGCGATCACTGTCATCGGTGACTTCACTACCGTCAGCCCCACACAAATCAATGCAGCAGGAAACCCCACCGACCTGACTATTACGGTTACCGGGATTACCGATTTAGGCGCTAACACAATTTTTAAAGGAAAAATTATTGGCAACAACGCCATCACTGGCACCATCACCATCGGTGCTAACAGTCAAGTTGAAGGTGACCTGACCACCACCGAAGCAGGCGTCATCAACATCGGTGCTGACAGCACCATAGTCGGCAAACTCACCACCAAATCTGGTGCTATCAACGTCGGCGATAGAAGCACGGTCACAGGTTCGATCAGCTCTAGTGAGGCGGGTGTTATAAACATCGGCGATGACAGCACCATAATCGGTGATCTCAACACTAAATTTGGCGCCATCAACGTCGGCGATAGAAGCACGATCACAGGCTCGATCCTCTCTAGTGGGGCGGGTGCCATCACGATAGGAGTTGACGCAAAAGTTACGGGCGATGTCGCTACCACCACCATCGGCAGCGGGACTGGTGCCGGCGCTATTACCATCAAAAGCGGTGCCGAAGTCAATGGCTCGGTAACCACTAACACCGGTGCAATTACAGTTGAGGAAGACGCAAAAGTTGATGGCAACGTCAGCACCAACGCTGGAGCCATTACCGTTGGGACTGGCGCAAATATTGGCCGTAGTGTCTGCTCCGGCAAATCTGGCGCTATCACCATCGGGGCTAGCGCAAACGTTGGCGGTAATGTTGAAACCGCCAAAGCAGGCGCTATCACTGTTGGCGCTTTGGCTAACGTCACGGGTAGAGCCAAAGTCCATAAAGCTGGCGCTCTAACAATCGGGGCTGGTGCAACAGTCGGCGAGAGAATTGGCACAAGTTGCGAAATTGGCCCCCCCCCCATATCACTACCACGAATAATATCGCGCCAGTGGCGTCAAGTTTTTATGCGTTAG
- a CDS encoding antibiotic biosynthesis monooxygenase, which produces MKYIFEVHIREGYTAEDYADAWVRASELIQRAPGARGTELHRKIGDRDTLIAIAHWDSKASRDAMESQDNSDVAEIIRSAAPFCEIRPFGEFEDPEWVVNPPTGVK; this is translated from the coding sequence ATGAAGTACATTTTCGAAGTGCATATCAGGGAGGGCTATACCGCCGAGGATTATGCGGATGCCTGGGTGCGCGCAAGTGAGTTGATTCAGCGTGCCCCGGGCGCACGGGGAACGGAGTTGCACCGCAAAATTGGTGATCGGGATACACTTATAGCCATTGCGCACTGGGATAGTAAAGCCAGCCGAGATGCGATGGAATCACAAGACAATTCCGACGTGGCTGAGATTATCCGCAGTGCGGCGCCTTTCTGTGAAATCCGGCCCTTTGGTGAGTTTGAAGATCCGGAATGGGTTGTTAATCCGCCAACCGGGGTTAAGTAG
- a CDS encoding HupE/UreJ family protein, whose translation MSTKSTSLNTCTGTGISLSVILVGILIAILARLPTVVGGSRIAPFMVFYGFAHEALMQKTDKRAGRILGGVIASISALLAAT comes from the coding sequence TTGTCGACAAAATCGACATCGCTGAATACGTGCACGGGAACCGGCATTAGCTTGTCGGTAATACTGGTTGGCATTCTGATTGCCATACTGGCCAGGCTGCCCACGGTCGTGGGTGGCTCACGGATTGCGCCGTTTATGGTGTTTTATGGCTTTGCCCATGAGGCTTTGATGCAGAAAACTGACAAGCGCGCTGGTCGTATACTGGGTGGTGTGATTGCCTCAATCAGCGCCTTGCTGGCTGCCACGTAA
- the pilV gene encoding type IV pilus modification protein PilV, producing the protein MNRHPQSGAFLIEVMVATLLLSLGVLPLVAMMTFSVQMPKLAGYRATAVNLASNYVERMRANPANPANPDRLFPYSEKPSSYDGTQSDISAPPLSLCDYPTCDTYTMVIRDVYEMQVAARRELPAGGIVVSCDLGGCSNGIGNLWIMWQEPDTFAALNPSSSDNCPTGVASTAPNPRCLYVRFKL; encoded by the coding sequence ATGAATCGTCATCCTCAAAGCGGCGCCTTTTTGATCGAGGTCATGGTCGCTACGCTGCTTTTATCGCTTGGGGTACTGCCTCTTGTTGCGATGATGACTTTTTCCGTACAGATGCCAAAATTAGCGGGCTACCGTGCAACCGCCGTTAACCTGGCATCTAACTATGTCGAACGCATGCGGGCCAATCCTGCCAATCCGGCCAATCCTGACCGCCTCTTCCCCTACAGCGAGAAACCCAGTAGTTACGACGGTACACAATCGGACATATCTGCGCCGCCGCTCTCGCTCTGCGACTACCCCACATGCGATACATACACCATGGTCATTCGGGACGTCTATGAGATGCAAGTCGCAGCACGTCGCGAACTGCCTGCTGGCGGTATTGTCGTATCGTGCGACCTCGGCGGTTGCAGCAACGGCATCGGCAACCTGTGGATTATGTGGCAGGAGCCCGACACGTTTGCCGCACTCAATCCATCATCCTCCGACAATTGCCCCACTGGAGTAGCGAGCACTGCCCCCAACCCGCGTTGTCTGTACGTGAGATTTAAGCTATGA
- a CDS encoding GspH/FimT family pseudopilin translates to MYKSRGFTLLELMLVIAIVAILIAFAVPSFQWMIQKVTISSNVNTFLSDMRYARSEGIRRGGGVVLCRSDAPEAATPACGSGFGLDGNGWVSGWIIFHDLNNSGTKSTGDPLLRVQAPIIAINSILGTLPDSSSSTTFSFTATGRLRSLNGVTTMPFGGDGMFAKTVQRVVCIGLSGRARIAGDGATSCG, encoded by the coding sequence ATGTATAAATCTCGCGGATTTACCCTACTCGAATTGATGTTGGTGATCGCCATTGTCGCCATCCTCATCGCGTTTGCAGTGCCATCGTTCCAGTGGATGATCCAGAAGGTCACGATATCCAGCAACGTGAATACATTTCTGTCCGACATGCGCTATGCGCGCAGTGAAGGCATTCGGCGCGGCGGAGGTGTTGTGCTGTGTCGTAGCGACGCCCCGGAAGCGGCGACTCCCGCTTGCGGCAGCGGCTTCGGCCTTGATGGTAATGGCTGGGTCAGTGGCTGGATTATTTTTCACGACTTGAACAATAGCGGGACCAAAAGCACAGGCGACCCACTGCTGCGCGTGCAGGCACCCATCATCGCGATAAATTCGATTCTGGGCACCTTACCCGACAGCTCATCCTCCACCACATTCAGCTTTACGGCGACCGGACGCCTGCGCAGCTTAAATGGGGTGACAACAATGCCATTTGGCGGTGATGGCATGTTTGCCAAAACAGTGCAGCGCGTGGTGTGTATCGGCCTTAGCGGCCGCGCCCGAATTGCAGGCGACGGGGCCACCTCATGTGGCTAG
- a CDS encoding EamA family transporter, translating to MNFSGVRRQFAQRRDSGQLSTIALIATIGLFWGGNWPAVRFILADIPPFTLRSIGFTTGAVLLLSWAYWRRLPLKVSSKEWPWLAVTGLFTILGFNLATAFGQLRMPTSQAAIIAFSMPCWALLLGWWLLGQRITRRQWLGLACGQAGLLVLLGPSALQGGSQGLVGPLIMLGAALSWALGTVLIKRRGGWESHAVVITGWQFLLCAIPMIIMMVALEPMPKPATWQTSTWLALGYHLLFSITLAQMLWFMNVNRLTIAQATISTLIIPTVGVSSAIVLLGEPLSPKVFIALLLTLAAVAIVMFKRAGPATGTP from the coding sequence TTGAACTTTTCCGGCGTTCGACGCCAGTTCGCGCAACGACGCGATAGCGGGCAGTTATCCACTATCGCGCTGATTGCGACCATCGGGTTGTTCTGGGGCGGCAACTGGCCAGCGGTACGTTTTATTCTGGCCGACATTCCCCCGTTCACACTGCGTTCCATTGGCTTCACCACTGGCGCGGTGCTGCTGCTTAGCTGGGCGTACTGGCGACGTTTACCGTTGAAGGTGTCGTCAAAAGAATGGCCGTGGCTGGCGGTAACGGGGCTGTTCACGATTCTAGGGTTCAACTTGGCGACGGCCTTCGGCCAGCTGCGCATGCCGACCTCGCAAGCCGCCATTATCGCCTTCAGTATGCCCTGTTGGGCGTTATTGCTGGGCTGGTGGCTGCTTGGTCAGCGTATCACCAGACGCCAGTGGCTGGGGCTTGCCTGCGGGCAGGCTGGGCTTTTGGTGCTGTTGGGGCCTTCGGCCTTGCAAGGTGGCAGCCAGGGGTTGGTTGGCCCCCTGATCATGCTCGGTGCCGCCCTGTCATGGGCGCTAGGCACGGTATTGATCAAGCGGCGCGGCGGCTGGGAAAGCCATGCGGTGGTGATTACCGGCTGGCAATTTTTGTTGTGTGCCATCCCCATGATTATCATGATGGTCGCCCTAGAGCCCATGCCCAAACCCGCCACCTGGCAGACGTCCACCTGGCTGGCGCTAGGCTACCATCTGCTGTTTTCGATCACCCTGGCGCAGATGCTGTGGTTCATGAACGTTAACCGTCTGACCATTGCCCAGGCAACCATTTCGACCTTGATCATTCCCACCGTGGGGGTATCCAGCGCGATCGTGCTGCTGGGAGAACCGCTCAGCCCCAAGGTGTTTATCGCCCTGCTGCTGACGCTGGCTGCGGTGGCTATCGTCATGTTCAAGCGTGCGGGCCCTGCCACTGGCACCCCCTAA
- a CDS encoding type IV pilin protein, translated as MRFNFHSFKPSPWRFSSGFTLIELMIAVVIVAILASIALPSYTQYIARAKRADARTQLLQVAQFMQRFYAANDSFKKDRAGNDVIDQIPATLKQSPADGSKIYQLSIPTATLTAVGYELKMTPVTGGSMAADDCGSFTLNSIGVRGVSVGDAALRNTCWK; from the coding sequence ATGCGATTTAATTTCCACTCGTTCAAACCCTCACCGTGGCGGTTTAGTTCCGGGTTTACCTTGATCGAGCTCATGATCGCGGTGGTAATTGTCGCAATTTTAGCCAGCATAGCGCTGCCGTCTTATACCCAGTATATAGCGCGCGCAAAGCGGGCGGACGCCCGAACCCAGTTGTTGCAGGTTGCCCAGTTTATGCAGCGTTTTTATGCTGCCAATGACAGTTTTAAAAAAGATCGCGCCGGCAACGATGTGATCGATCAAATCCCAGCCACCCTAAAGCAGTCGCCTGCAGACGGTAGCAAAATCTATCAGCTTTCAATTCCAACGGCAACGCTGACTGCTGTCGGTTATGAACTCAAAATGACTCCCGTTACCGGCGGATCGATGGCTGCGGATGACTGTGGAAGCTTTACCCTGAACTCAATCGGCGTGCGCGGCGTTTCAGTCGGCGACGCAGCCCTGCGCAACACTTGCTGGAAATAA
- a CDS encoding metallophosphoesterase, translating to MRLRILSDLHIECFQEGRDLPDVAADVVILAGDIHRITEGLVWAAERFTGQNIIYVPGNHEFYGTSMPDVRRALRADAKRLGIHLLDNDTVNIDGVRFHGSTLWTDFGLYTGQPDYDPLQTEQRALAFMPDFRIIEQPVGEVFSIVESQRLHAEAMAWLKAALSEPCPGPRVVISHHAPLPECIPPKYQGDSLSPAFASDLRALMGKMNLWVHGHVHEPVDLQVDGTRVFANPGAYPKEYEPSLFVADRTIEV from the coding sequence GTGCGCTTGCGAATACTGTCGGATTTGCACATTGAATGTTTTCAGGAAGGTCGCGACCTGCCTGATGTGGCCGCAGATGTGGTTATCCTTGCTGGTGACATTCATCGTATAACGGAAGGCCTCGTATGGGCGGCGGAACGATTTACCGGGCAGAACATCATCTACGTTCCGGGCAATCACGAGTTTTATGGAACAAGCATGCCCGACGTGCGCAGAGCATTGCGGGCCGACGCCAAGCGCCTGGGAATTCACCTGCTTGATAATGACACGGTGAACATTGACGGCGTCCGCTTTCATGGCAGCACACTATGGACAGATTTTGGTCTGTATACCGGCCAACCTGACTATGATCCGTTGCAGACTGAACAACGTGCGCTCGCGTTTATGCCTGATTTCCGCATTATCGAGCAACCGGTGGGCGAGGTGTTCTCCATTGTAGAAAGTCAGAGGTTGCATGCAGAAGCCATGGCCTGGCTTAAGGCGGCGTTAAGCGAACCTTGCCCGGGCCCGCGAGTGGTGATTAGCCACCATGCGCCATTACCGGAGTGTATTCCGCCAAAATATCAGGGTGACTCGTTGTCGCCGGCTTTTGCTTCGGATTTGCGGGCACTGATGGGGAAAATGAATCTGTGGGTTCACGGCCACGTTCACGAGCCGGTGGATCTGCAGGTTGATGGCACCCGAGTATTTGCCAACCCAGGCGCCTATCCGAAAGAATATGAGCCATCACTGTTTGTTGCAGACAGAACTATTGAAGTCTGA
- a CDS encoding bifunctional diguanylate cyclase/phosphodiesterase, whose amino-acid sequence MLESSYNEVLVACSIIVAILASYTALNMASRVTSASGRTAVLWLVGGSFAMGFGIWSMHFVGMLAFSLPIDLGYNVPLTLLSLLIAIASSALALYLVCHDKLPWSRLLSGGTLMGLGMASMHYIGMEAMLMNPYIFYVPWLVGLFIIIAIIASVGALWLAFRLREEAKWATFSRMGAALVMGCAIIGMHYTGMAASRFPLNSFCGAANSGIDTKWLAVLVIIVSLAVFAIALIVSMLDVRTNRLSNSLDDANNELIKLALHDNLTGLPNRVLLGDRLEQAIHRAERNESEFAVLFLDLDGFKAINDMHGHHVGDLLLKEVAHRLLVNKREGDTAARLGGDEFVLLLEPCTPGISAAFAQRLIDAIEQPYEASNNLLQISTSIGIAIYPQDGQTEHEVMVNADGAMYHAKKQGRNGYCFFEHGMNADVHLQMQMQQNLRQAVDRNELVLHYQPKVIAPNGPMAGLEALLRWQSPDYGFLSPDRFLPLAESSGLIVSIGNWVINEACQQMKIWYDQGHRDWSIAVNLSAVQLEHDSLLDVVRLALTQHSLAPSHLVLEVTESTAMRDAETSLKVLNELSALGVSISIDDFGTGYSSLLYLKRLPANELKIDRGFITELAQGNDDEAIIKAIIALGKTLGMTIVAEGVETSDQQELLTRLGCDTLQGYLLARPVAPDKLLETITHLSKRAEPTPVTT is encoded by the coding sequence ATGTTAGAAAGCAGTTACAACGAAGTGTTAGTTGCCTGTTCCATAATAGTTGCCATTCTCGCATCCTATACGGCCCTAAACATGGCCAGCCGCGTAACCAGCGCCTCAGGAAGAACGGCTGTACTGTGGCTTGTTGGCGGTTCCTTCGCCATGGGATTTGGCATCTGGTCGATGCATTTTGTCGGCATGCTAGCCTTTAGCCTTCCCATTGATCTGGGCTACAACGTTCCCCTGACTCTGCTTTCGTTGCTCATTGCCATCGCTTCCTCTGCGCTCGCACTTTATCTGGTCTGTCATGACAAGTTGCCTTGGAGTCGCCTGCTGTCCGGCGGTACTCTGATGGGTCTGGGCATGGCTTCTATGCATTATATCGGCATGGAAGCCATGCTCATGAATCCTTACATTTTTTATGTGCCTTGGCTGGTGGGGCTATTCATCATTATCGCCATTATTGCCTCCGTGGGAGCCCTTTGGCTGGCTTTTCGCCTGCGCGAGGAAGCAAAGTGGGCCACTTTTAGCCGCATGGGTGCGGCTCTGGTTATGGGCTGCGCCATCATCGGAATGCACTACACGGGAATGGCCGCCTCCAGGTTTCCCCTCAATAGTTTCTGTGGTGCAGCTAACAGCGGTATCGATACAAAATGGTTGGCCGTGCTGGTCATCATTGTAAGCCTCGCGGTTTTCGCGATTGCTCTTATTGTGTCAATGCTCGATGTACGCACGAACCGCCTGTCCAATTCGCTCGATGACGCCAACAACGAACTGATCAAGCTGGCCCTGCATGACAACCTGACCGGCTTACCAAATCGTGTCCTGCTGGGCGATCGGCTGGAACAGGCGATACATCGAGCCGAGCGAAACGAAAGTGAGTTTGCCGTGCTATTTCTGGACCTGGACGGCTTTAAGGCTATCAACGACATGCACGGGCACCATGTGGGCGACCTTTTGCTAAAAGAAGTCGCGCACCGCCTTCTGGTGAACAAACGTGAAGGGGACACGGCTGCAAGGCTTGGCGGAGACGAATTCGTTCTGTTGCTGGAGCCCTGCACACCGGGAATTTCCGCCGCTTTTGCACAGCGATTGATTGATGCAATAGAACAGCCATATGAGGCCTCGAATAATCTCCTTCAAATATCAACCAGTATCGGTATCGCCATTTACCCCCAGGACGGTCAGACCGAACATGAAGTGATGGTCAACGCCGACGGCGCCATGTACCACGCAAAAAAACAGGGTCGCAACGGCTACTGTTTTTTTGAGCACGGCATGAACGCCGATGTGCACCTGCAAATGCAGATGCAACAGAACCTGCGACAGGCAGTCGATCGCAACGAGCTGGTTTTGCACTACCAACCCAAAGTGATCGCACCGAACGGCCCTATGGCCGGACTGGAAGCATTACTGCGGTGGCAAAGCCCTGATTACGGTTTTCTGTCGCCAGACCGCTTTTTGCCGTTGGCCGAGAGCTCAGGGCTGATCGTTTCCATTGGCAATTGGGTCATCAACGAGGCCTGCCAACAAATGAAAATCTGGTACGATCAGGGTCATCGGGACTGGAGTATCGCGGTAAATCTCTCCGCTGTTCAGCTGGAACACGACAGCTTGCTGGACGTCGTTCGTTTGGCGTTAACACAACACTCCTTGGCACCCTCACACCTGGTGCTTGAAGTCACCGAGTCGACTGCCATGCGCGATGCCGAGACCAGCCTCAAAGTGTTAAACGAACTGTCTGCTCTTGGTGTGTCTATTTCCATCGATGATTTTGGCACGGGTTACTCAAGCTTGCTCTATCTGAAACGCCTGCCAGCCAATGAGCTGAAAATCGACCGCGGCTTTATTACCGAGTTGGCCCAGGGCAACGATGATGAAGCGATCATAAAGGCAATCATTGCTCTGGGTAAGACGCTGGGAATGACGATTGTCGCAGAAGGTGTTGAAACATCAGACCAGCAGGAGCTGCTGACGCGGCTGGGCTGCGATACCTTGCAAGGCTACCTGTTAGCCAGGCCCGTCGCACCCGATAAATTACTCGAAACAATTACTCACCTGTCCAAACGCGCCGAGCCAACTCCCGTTACTACTTAA
- a CDS encoding PilX N-terminal domain-containing pilus assembly protein translates to MKISVQSAPSPTPRKISPHFRLAQSQHGVVLIIALIVLVVISLLAVTSIRNASSTVSVSGNVRTTELATQAAEIALQHCERSVLQILTVAAGGTDDYVTTFSDDNILSEATPPNWQKPTMWDDTSSNKVYPLPLIMVNQTGMVTTYKRAPECMVERMIVATTVAKTVPAVPAVPAGPGGEPSAVPAVPAVPAKYDIDPDSDVDPDSSFRITARGFGPEVEKDAGRPVGSEVWLQSQIKIRFYEVDDD, encoded by the coding sequence ATGAAAATATCCGTCCAATCTGCACCCAGCCCAACGCCGAGAAAAATCTCGCCGCACTTTCGATTGGCGCAATCCCAGCATGGCGTAGTACTGATCATTGCGCTGATTGTATTAGTCGTAATCTCGCTGCTTGCCGTAACCAGTATCCGCAATGCCAGCTCCACAGTCAGTGTGTCCGGCAATGTACGCACCACTGAACTGGCTACCCAAGCCGCGGAGATTGCTTTACAGCATTGCGAGCGTTCTGTTTTGCAGATATTAACCGTTGCCGCTGGTGGCACCGATGACTATGTAACCACATTTAGTGACGATAATATTTTATCTGAGGCTACACCGCCGAATTGGCAAAAGCCGACAATGTGGGACGACACCTCATCTAATAAGGTTTACCCGCTTCCTCTGATCATGGTCAACCAAACTGGCATGGTCACCACCTACAAGCGAGCACCCGAGTGCATGGTCGAGCGTATGATTGTAGCGACGACTGTAGCGAAGACTGTACCGGCTGTACCGGCTGTACCGGCTGGACCGGGGGGTGAGCCATCGGCTGTACCAGCTGTACCAGCTGTACCAGCAAAGTATGATATAGACCCGGATTCTGATGTAGATCCGGATTCCTCATTTCGGATCACCGCCCGCGGATTTGGTCCTGAAGTGGAGAAGGATGCCGGCCGTCCTGTTGGCAGTGAAGTCTGGCTGCAATCTCAGATTAAAATACGTTTTTATGAAGTTGATGATGATTAA